From the genome of Desulfonatronovibrio magnus:
TGCTTACTGCCAGGTTTTATGCGACTTCCTCCGGCTCATTTGATCATTTCACAGCGGATCAAAAATCCACTCTGGCCGAATTCGGCGCTCTCCTGCCCGTGGACATCCCGGTGATCGAAGCAGTGGGGGGAGGC
Proteins encoded in this window:
- a CDS encoding arginine deiminase-related protein, yielding MPREKVLTARFYATSSGSFDHFTADQKSTLAEFGALLPVDIPVIEAVGGGSARCILGEVF